A genomic segment from Polyangium mundeleinium encodes:
- a CDS encoding glycoside hydrolase family 65 protein: MTSTAAAEIREPTPGRSSGFVTTSALPELDHLFRLFVLTWDPRGASAQAPESTRALGLVEALLERGARVVIVTEASLGALLPAIEAAIAEEPRKRLYAAADGGEHVFGFDHRGRPVEIAPTADHEDVLSFMMGELARPFGIESEDVLVVGEAFGPAGLADILEQQLALEAQMGPFAPPRDPAWVVVESGFDVAREHEIESLLTIANGYLGVRGSIPEGSSVSRPATFLAGAFEPSSDVSPVPELVIAPDWGRLRFTVEGEPFAVETTAMERHHRTLDLRRGLLLREGLGTGPGGHATRIRTAHLASLANRHVLLEAVEITPQNFSGTVVVDAVLSGDVKSGSGSSHWAGFVPRHGLVGPILVGKTHGGLALALASRTTAADPGSLEMRCEREIGPVSAMERCTLHVRLGEPSVLHRVVGLFTSRDGTAPVQRVELLEREAAATSFDALLGDHVAAWQTRWRQSDVEIDGMPWIERALRFALYHLIATVQPYDPRCSIGARALSGEAYRGHVFWDTEIFMVPFYAHTWPEAARTLLLYRHLTLDGARRKAKKLGYEGALYAWESADTGDETTPEFVRSPVGEIVPILSGLEEHHISADVAYAIWAYAQSTDDERILREEGAEILVETARLWVSRGSIKADGKFHIDRVIGPDEYHESVDDNAFTNWMARQNLRYAVAIARGVGRAKAAALGVTPEEITRWEETAARMYLGEDPRTGLIEQHKGFFDLEYVDVAAYSPRTVPIDMLLGRERTRNSQVVKQADVVQLLALLWDEFSPDARRKNFLYYEPRTAHGSSLSPGIHALVAARLGLLATATRYLEQTASIDLGNNMGNAAGGVHAAGLGSLWQAVAFGVAGLRTTPEDPETLIVEPTLLPGMRRVSLPMQLRGRSLRVHVLPGAVEVHVVEGTAPIGLAVVGETGTKHTVRAEPGRAYVARRKNEGYLAWEEIEP, encoded by the coding sequence ATGACGTCCACCGCTGCTGCCGAGATCCGAGAGCCTACGCCCGGTCGCTCGTCCGGGTTCGTCACGACGTCCGCCCTGCCCGAGCTCGATCACCTCTTTCGGCTGTTCGTGCTTACCTGGGACCCGCGAGGCGCATCGGCACAAGCGCCCGAGTCGACGCGGGCGCTCGGCCTCGTCGAAGCGCTGCTCGAACGAGGCGCGCGGGTGGTGATCGTGACGGAAGCGAGCCTCGGCGCGCTCTTGCCGGCGATCGAGGCGGCGATCGCGGAAGAGCCGAGAAAAAGGCTGTACGCCGCGGCAGACGGCGGCGAGCACGTGTTCGGGTTCGACCACCGCGGCAGGCCCGTCGAGATCGCCCCCACGGCGGACCACGAGGACGTGCTTTCGTTCATGATGGGCGAGCTCGCGCGGCCGTTCGGGATCGAGTCCGAGGACGTGCTCGTCGTGGGCGAGGCGTTCGGGCCCGCCGGGCTCGCGGACATCCTGGAGCAGCAGCTCGCGCTGGAAGCGCAGATGGGGCCGTTCGCGCCGCCACGAGACCCGGCGTGGGTGGTGGTGGAGAGCGGCTTCGACGTGGCGCGGGAGCACGAGATCGAGTCGCTCCTGACGATCGCGAACGGCTACCTCGGGGTGCGCGGGTCGATCCCGGAGGGCAGCAGCGTGTCGCGGCCGGCGACGTTCCTCGCGGGCGCGTTCGAGCCGTCGTCGGACGTATCGCCGGTGCCGGAACTCGTCATCGCGCCGGACTGGGGGCGGCTGCGGTTCACGGTGGAGGGCGAGCCGTTCGCGGTGGAGACGACGGCGATGGAGCGGCACCACCGGACGCTCGATCTACGGCGCGGGCTCTTGCTGCGCGAAGGGCTCGGGACGGGGCCGGGCGGGCACGCGACGCGGATCCGGACGGCGCACCTCGCGTCGCTCGCGAACCGGCACGTGCTCTTGGAGGCGGTGGAGATCACGCCCCAGAATTTCTCGGGCACGGTGGTCGTCGACGCGGTGCTGTCGGGCGACGTGAAGAGCGGGAGCGGCTCGTCGCACTGGGCCGGGTTCGTGCCGCGCCACGGGCTCGTGGGGCCGATCCTCGTGGGCAAGACGCACGGGGGGCTCGCGCTCGCGCTCGCATCACGCACGACGGCGGCCGATCCGGGATCGCTGGAGATGCGCTGCGAGCGGGAGATCGGGCCGGTGTCGGCGATGGAGCGGTGCACGCTGCACGTCCGGCTCGGCGAGCCGAGCGTGCTCCATCGTGTGGTCGGTCTGTTCACGTCTCGTGACGGAACGGCGCCGGTGCAGCGGGTCGAGCTGCTCGAACGGGAAGCGGCGGCGACGTCGTTCGACGCGTTGCTGGGGGATCACGTGGCGGCGTGGCAGACGCGGTGGAGGCAGTCGGACGTGGAGATCGACGGCATGCCGTGGATCGAGCGGGCGCTCCGGTTCGCGCTCTACCACCTGATCGCGACGGTGCAGCCGTACGATCCGCGCTGCTCGATCGGCGCGCGCGCGCTCTCGGGCGAGGCGTACCGCGGCCACGTCTTCTGGGACACGGAGATCTTCATGGTGCCGTTCTACGCGCACACGTGGCCCGAGGCGGCGCGGACGCTCCTGCTCTACCGGCACCTCACGCTCGACGGGGCGCGGCGCAAGGCGAAGAAGCTCGGCTACGAGGGCGCGCTCTACGCGTGGGAGTCGGCGGACACGGGGGACGAGACGACGCCGGAGTTCGTGCGGAGCCCCGTCGGCGAGATCGTGCCGATCCTGTCGGGGCTGGAGGAGCACCACATCAGCGCCGACGTGGCCTACGCGATCTGGGCCTATGCGCAGAGCACAGACGACGAGCGGATTTTGCGCGAGGAGGGCGCGGAGATTCTCGTTGAAACGGCGCGCTTATGGGTGAGCCGCGGCTCCATCAAGGCCGACGGCAAGTTCCACATCGACCGGGTGATCGGGCCCGACGAGTACCACGAGAGCGTGGACGACAACGCGTTCACGAACTGGATGGCGCGGCAGAACCTGCGGTACGCCGTGGCGATCGCGCGAGGCGTCGGGCGCGCGAAGGCGGCGGCACTCGGGGTCACGCCGGAGGAGATCACGCGCTGGGAGGAGACCGCAGCGCGGATGTACCTCGGCGAGGATCCACGCACGGGGCTGATCGAACAACACAAGGGCTTTTTCGATCTCGAATACGTGGACGTGGCCGCGTACTCGCCGCGCACGGTGCCGATCGACATGCTGCTCGGGCGGGAGCGGACGCGGAACTCGCAGGTCGTGAAGCAAGCAGACGTCGTGCAGCTCCTCGCGCTCCTGTGGGACGAGTTCTCGCCCGATGCGCGGCGGAAGAACTTTCTCTATTACGAGCCCCGCACCGCGCACGGCAGCTCGCTCTCGCCGGGGATCCACGCGCTCGTGGCGGCGCGGCTCGGGCTGCTCGCGACGGCCACGCGGTACCTCGAACAGACGGCGTCGATCGATCTCGGCAACAACATGGGCAACGCCGCAGGCGGCGTACACGCAGCAGGGCTCGGGAGCCTGTGGCAAGCCGTCGCCTTCGGCGTGGCGGGCCTGCGGACCACGCCCGAGGATCCGGAGACGCTGATCGTCGAGCCGACGCTCCTGCCAGGCATGCGGCGCGTGTCCTTGCCGATGCAGCTCCGCGGCCGCTCGCTGCGGGTGCACGTGCTGCCGGGCGCGGTGGAGGTGCACGTGGTCGAGGGGACCGCGCCGATCGGGCTCGCCGTCGTCGGCGAGACGGGCACGAAGCACACGGTGCGCGCCGAGCCGGGACGGGCCTACGTGGCGCGGCGCAAGAACGAAGGATATCTGGCGTGGGAGGAGATCGAGCCATGA
- a CDS encoding universal stress protein, producing MKPADLAEGTSHGVERGAEEGPRSEARPKRQRVLVALNGADTAAAAAAIAMGRLVARTLHEPLHGIFVSEAKVAPGELARLLRLPTHALDGVVLDVEVGDPVERIVAFTEAHPTAFVIVGAESGRHGGLGVGDLAAHTLERSHAPVIVVRPEERLSLARILVPLDGTPSTASALEPAGDLARRAGASLDLVLVGEAQHSPHLEPGAMGAPQYMDQPHHEWPAFSAEFVHRFAKTIGHCPEDVPTRFFLGAGDPADEILRFADVLAADLTVLVWHGLRSEEHGAVFERVLRKATCPVLVLRCC from the coding sequence ATGAAGCCGGCGGATCTCGCGGAAGGGACGTCCCACGGCGTCGAACGAGGCGCCGAGGAAGGGCCGCGCAGCGAGGCGCGGCCGAAGAGGCAACGGGTGCTCGTGGCCCTGAACGGCGCGGACACGGCCGCGGCGGCCGCGGCGATCGCGATGGGCCGGCTCGTGGCGAGGACGCTGCACGAGCCGCTGCACGGGATCTTCGTGTCGGAGGCGAAGGTCGCGCCGGGCGAGCTGGCGAGGCTCCTCAGGCTGCCCACGCACGCGCTCGACGGCGTGGTGCTCGACGTGGAGGTGGGCGATCCCGTGGAGCGGATCGTGGCCTTCACGGAGGCGCACCCGACGGCGTTCGTGATCGTGGGGGCCGAGAGCGGCCGGCATGGCGGTCTCGGGGTCGGCGACCTCGCGGCGCACACGCTCGAGCGGTCGCACGCGCCGGTGATCGTGGTGCGGCCGGAGGAGAGGCTCTCGCTCGCACGGATCCTCGTGCCCCTCGACGGGACGCCGAGCACGGCGAGCGCGCTCGAGCCGGCGGGGGACCTCGCGCGGCGGGCGGGCGCGTCGCTCGACCTCGTGCTCGTGGGCGAGGCGCAGCACAGCCCCCACCTGGAGCCGGGCGCGATGGGCGCGCCGCAGTACATGGACCAGCCGCATCACGAGTGGCCCGCGTTTTCGGCCGAGTTCGTACACCGCTTCGCGAAGACCATCGGCCACTGCCCCGAGGACGTGCCGACGCGCTTCTTCCTCGGCGCCGGCGACCCCGCGGACGAGATCCTCCGCTTCGCCGACGTCCTCGCCGCGGATCTCACCGTGCTCGTGTGGCATGGGCTCCGCAGCGAGGAGCACGGGGCGGTCTTCGAGCGCGTCCTGCGTAAGGCGACGTGCCCCGTGCTCGTACTGCGTTGCTGCTGA
- a CDS encoding response regulator, with protein sequence MSPSPNVPAAPPGSPCDKKSGPSVFIVDDDDALVEALSDLLREEGYDVEAHTVASVALARLEAGARPDVILLDYLMPEMKGDAFLAALDRAGIDVPVMVLSAMNESRLDVPVRRVRAMIRKPFDLEKLLDELSRLAA encoded by the coding sequence ATGAGCCCGAGCCCGAACGTGCCGGCCGCGCCACCCGGTAGCCCCTGCGACAAGAAATCCGGGCCCTCGGTTTTCATCGTGGATGACGATGATGCCTTGGTCGAAGCGCTTTCCGATCTGCTGCGGGAAGAAGGCTACGACGTAGAAGCCCACACCGTGGCGAGCGTGGCGCTCGCGCGGCTGGAAGCAGGCGCCCGGCCCGATGTGATTCTCCTCGATTACTTGATGCCCGAGATGAAAGGCGACGCGTTCCTCGCCGCGCTCGATCGCGCAGGAATCGACGTCCCCGTGATGGTGCTCTCCGCGATGAACGAGTCACGGCTCGACGTGCCCGTCCGCCGGGTGCGCGCGATGATCCGCAAGCCGTTCGATCTCGAAAAGCTGCTCGACGAGCTTTCGCGGCTGGCCGCCTGA
- a CDS encoding choice-of-anchor L domain-containing protein: protein MRNLVKWIGLVGLAGSTVLGVACTATGGRNVFGDGGSGGEDGSSGNANGGMGGTAQGGSAGSSADGVGGTFVGSGGGGGGGPVCDTDVNVDDDGDGFSEAAGDCNDCDPNVSPNSVEVVGDVMDPAYKPSDENCNMLVDEPAETCDAVLAVASADAFDAARAVELCKIATPGGNDWGVVSAQWVMADGSAANNSANYHLGHGILSGFGPNVTPRAGSKLFSVSSGAARQPSDPGYQSPSGFDKGYTSGHPQGFPKESPACPGKVTGTPKDATAVELEIRVPQNAKGFSFDFNFYTYEWPVYICSQYNDFFVAILSPIPAGQTDGQISFDMQGNPISVNNAFMNVCGCAAGPPCTAGGKSFACPLGTAELQGTGFEGHAATSWLKTQAPVTPGSTIRIRWGAYDSGDGALDSTAVVDNWQWSAEAGTTVGTVPIPPIPK from the coding sequence ATGCGGAACTTGGTGAAGTGGATCGGGCTCGTCGGCCTTGCAGGCAGCACCGTGCTGGGCGTCGCGTGCACGGCCACGGGCGGCCGAAACGTCTTTGGAGACGGGGGTTCCGGGGGCGAGGACGGGTCGAGCGGGAACGCGAACGGCGGCATGGGCGGCACGGCGCAGGGCGGCAGCGCCGGCTCGAGCGCAGACGGCGTGGGCGGCACGTTCGTCGGCTCGGGCGGCGGCGGAGGCGGTGGCCCCGTCTGCGATACCGACGTCAACGTGGACGACGACGGCGACGGGTTCAGCGAGGCGGCGGGCGACTGCAACGATTGCGACCCCAACGTGAGCCCGAACTCGGTCGAGGTCGTGGGCGACGTCATGGACCCCGCGTACAAGCCGTCGGACGAGAACTGCAACATGCTCGTCGACGAGCCGGCCGAGACCTGCGACGCGGTTCTCGCGGTCGCCAGCGCGGATGCGTTCGACGCGGCGCGCGCGGTGGAGCTCTGCAAGATCGCCACGCCCGGCGGCAACGATTGGGGCGTGGTCAGCGCGCAATGGGTCATGGCCGACGGCTCGGCCGCCAATAACAGCGCAAACTACCACCTCGGCCACGGCATCCTCAGCGGCTTCGGTCCGAACGTCACGCCGCGGGCGGGCAGCAAGCTCTTCAGCGTCTCCAGCGGCGCGGCGCGTCAGCCGTCGGATCCGGGCTACCAGAGCCCGAGCGGCTTCGACAAGGGGTACACGAGCGGCCATCCGCAAGGCTTCCCGAAGGAGTCGCCGGCGTGCCCGGGCAAGGTCACGGGTACTCCCAAGGACGCCACGGCGGTCGAGCTCGAGATTCGCGTGCCGCAGAACGCGAAGGGCTTCTCGTTCGACTTCAACTTCTACACGTACGAGTGGCCGGTCTACATTTGCAGCCAGTACAACGACTTCTTCGTCGCAATCCTCTCGCCAATCCCGGCGGGCCAGACGGACGGGCAGATCTCGTTCGACATGCAGGGCAACCCCATCAGCGTGAACAACGCGTTCATGAACGTGTGCGGCTGCGCGGCCGGCCCGCCCTGCACTGCGGGCGGCAAGTCGTTCGCTTGCCCGCTCGGTACGGCGGAGCTCCAAGGCACCGGCTTCGAGGGCCACGCGGCGACAAGCTGGCTGAAGACGCAGGCGCCCGTCACGCCGGGCAGCACCATTCGCATTCGCTGGGGCGCCTACGACTCGGGCGACGGCGCCCTCGACTCGACGGCCGTCGTCGACAACTGGCAGTGGAGCGCCGAGGCCGGCACCACCGTCGGCACGGTGCCGATCCCGCCGATCCCCAAATAA
- a CDS encoding TonB-dependent receptor family protein, with protein MRPRTLLGSFLLLACATPAFADEANPAPPAPKAAPNEAPAKAEAAPDAAPAPPKEGEAAADAQAKPPPPEVIEVSVLGRSDDALQKVPGSGTLIGAKEIRRSMPAETGEILRRVPGLVVRPEEGLGLRLNVGMRGLDPTRSRQVLILEDGMPVAINPYGEPDLYYSTPVERIRAVEVVKGSGSILFGPQTIGGVVNFLTALPPDKPEWSLEAQAGQRNYFKLSGLYGGTAGDARYVLQLTRKQGDGFRGIEFHATDFLGKIAFPTSARGEATFKIAVYDEFSRSTYVGLTRHMFELDPRMASIAPHDGFNVRRYDVSLTHEYRISEATRLRTFVYGYITDRVWRRQNYDREAKPDVSYERVVGDASVSGAAIYFRNTSMVRDREYEVLGIEPRIEHRFETGRVRHTITAGVRGHIETADRKQFQGDIIDTGSGNVQDREHHRTFAFAAYAQDRLAFRDDLLVTPGVRVEYAANLRNVDRTSESGTARDVTNRGTSDSLAVMPGIGMVYGTPKLNFFGGVHVGYAPPRVSAAISPGGQDTQLDAEESTNYEIGMRLARPRWIRAEVTGFVMSFRNQIVTGTEASGSQSELANGGRTLHRGVEAQVTFGVGQALHLPLTVDVTGRYTFSVATFRGGPFDGNRLPYAPLHTASATLDVEHRIGIGAQVAWSYQSDQFADEYNTVLVDPTGRLGLVPSYHLVDVALRYRHAKTGLGALLTMKNALDQVFVATRLPDGIQTGGFRQINVGLRWDHR; from the coding sequence ATGCGCCCTCGCACCCTGCTCGGCTCGTTTTTGCTGCTCGCCTGCGCGACCCCGGCCTTCGCCGACGAGGCCAACCCCGCGCCCCCCGCACCCAAGGCCGCGCCAAACGAGGCGCCCGCGAAGGCCGAAGCCGCGCCGGACGCGGCCCCCGCGCCGCCGAAAGAAGGCGAAGCCGCGGCCGATGCACAGGCCAAGCCGCCCCCGCCCGAGGTGATCGAGGTGAGCGTGCTCGGCCGGAGCGACGACGCGCTCCAGAAGGTCCCGGGCTCGGGCACGTTGATCGGCGCGAAGGAGATCCGCCGCTCGATGCCCGCGGAAACGGGCGAGATCCTGCGGCGCGTGCCGGGCCTCGTGGTGCGCCCCGAGGAGGGCCTCGGCCTGCGGCTCAACGTCGGCATGCGTGGCCTCGACCCGACACGCAGCCGTCAGGTGCTCATCCTCGAAGACGGCATGCCCGTCGCGATCAACCCGTACGGCGAGCCAGATCTCTACTACTCGACGCCCGTCGAGCGCATCCGCGCGGTCGAGGTCGTGAAGGGCTCGGGCAGCATTTTATTCGGACCTCAAACCATTGGCGGGGTCGTCAACTTCCTTACGGCGCTGCCCCCGGACAAACCCGAATGGTCGCTCGAAGCGCAAGCCGGGCAGCGCAACTACTTCAAGCTCTCGGGTCTCTACGGCGGCACGGCCGGCGACGCGCGGTATGTGCTGCAATTGACGCGCAAGCAAGGCGACGGCTTCCGCGGGATCGAGTTCCACGCGACGGATTTCCTGGGCAAGATCGCGTTCCCGACCTCGGCGCGCGGCGAGGCCACGTTCAAGATCGCGGTGTACGACGAGTTCTCGCGCTCGACGTACGTGGGCCTGACGCGCCATATGTTCGAGCTCGACCCGCGCATGGCGTCGATCGCGCCGCACGACGGGTTCAACGTGCGTCGCTACGACGTCTCGCTCACCCACGAATACCGCATCAGCGAGGCGACGCGGCTGCGCACGTTCGTGTACGGCTACATCACGGATCGGGTCTGGCGCCGGCAGAACTACGATCGCGAGGCGAAACCGGACGTCAGCTACGAGCGAGTTGTCGGCGATGCGTCGGTCTCGGGCGCCGCGATCTATTTCCGGAATACCTCGATGGTCCGGGATCGCGAATACGAGGTCCTCGGCATCGAGCCGCGCATCGAGCACCGCTTCGAAACGGGCCGGGTGCGCCACACGATCACGGCCGGCGTGCGCGGGCACATCGAGACCGCCGATCGAAAGCAATTCCAGGGCGACATCATCGACACGGGGTCCGGGAACGTCCAGGACCGGGAGCACCACCGCACGTTCGCGTTCGCCGCGTATGCCCAGGACCGCCTCGCGTTCCGGGACGACCTGCTCGTCACCCCCGGCGTCCGCGTCGAATACGCGGCGAACCTGCGCAACGTGGATCGAACGTCGGAGAGCGGCACGGCGCGGGACGTGACGAACCGCGGCACGAGTGATTCGCTCGCGGTGATGCCCGGCATCGGAATGGTGTACGGCACGCCAAAGCTGAATTTCTTCGGCGGCGTGCACGTCGGGTATGCGCCGCCGCGCGTGTCGGCCGCGATTTCCCCGGGGGGCCAGGACACGCAGCTCGACGCCGAGGAGAGCACGAACTACGAAATCGGCATGCGGCTCGCGCGGCCGAGATGGATTCGCGCCGAGGTGACGGGGTTCGTCATGAGCTTCCGCAACCAGATCGTCACGGGCACGGAGGCGAGCGGGTCCCAGAGCGAGCTCGCGAATGGCGGACGAACCCTGCATCGAGGCGTCGAGGCCCAGGTCACGTTCGGCGTCGGCCAGGCGCTTCATCTGCCGCTCACGGTCGACGTGACGGGGCGATATACGTTTTCCGTTGCCACGTTCCGCGGCGGCCCGTTCGACGGCAATCGATTGCCGTATGCGCCGCTCCACACGGCGAGCGCGACGCTCGACGTCGAGCACCGCATCGGGATCGGGGCGCAGGTCGCGTGGAGCTACCAGAGTGATCAATTCGCCGACGAATACAACACGGTGCTCGTGGACCCGACGGGCCGCCTGGGGCTCGTGCCGTCGTACCACCTCGTCGACGTGGCCTTGCGGTACCGACACGCGAAGACGGGGCTCGGCGCGCTCCTCACGATGAAGAACGCGCTCGATCAGGTATTCGTGGCGACGAGGTTGCCCGACGGCATTCAAACAGGGGGATTCCGTCAAATCAACGTCGGGCTGCGGTGGGATCACCGGTAG
- a CDS encoding response regulator, with translation MSDTNNSIRVYLIDDHPVLREGFAKALEAEPGMTVVGQAGTAADALREVQSIKPEVVLVDLNIPDRDGIELLAALRVQVPSAKLLVLSCYDDEFRVAEALRAGAQGYLVKTSELAEVIDGIRRIASGGAPLSQRIAGAVVRAMRKPAPEGTGGLDALTPRERQVLRLLAAGISTRETAARLTISPKTVETHRVRIYAKLGCKSAVELTRIAVRTGLIEA, from the coding sequence ATGTCGGACACGAATAACAGCATCCGCGTTTACCTCATCGATGATCACCCCGTGTTGCGGGAGGGTTTTGCCAAAGCGCTGGAGGCAGAGCCGGGGATGACCGTCGTCGGGCAAGCGGGCACGGCGGCCGATGCGCTGCGGGAAGTGCAGTCGATCAAGCCTGAAGTCGTGCTGGTCGACTTGAACATTCCCGATCGCGACGGCATCGAGCTCCTCGCGGCTCTTCGCGTCCAGGTGCCCTCTGCGAAGCTGCTCGTGCTGAGCTGCTACGACGACGAATTCCGCGTCGCCGAGGCGCTGCGCGCGGGGGCGCAGGGCTACCTCGTCAAGACGAGCGAGCTCGCTGAAGTCATCGATGGCATTCGACGCATCGCGAGCGGCGGCGCGCCGCTGAGCCAGCGCATCGCGGGCGCTGTCGTCCGTGCGATGCGCAAACCTGCGCCCGAAGGCACGGGCGGCCTCGACGCGCTCACGCCGCGCGAGCGCCAGGTCTTGCGCCTCCTCGCGGCGGGCATCTCCACCCGCGAGACGGCCGCGCGGCTCACGATCAGCCCGAAGACCGTCGAGACCCACCGCGTGCGGATCTACGCGAAGCTCGGCTGTAAGAGCGCCGTCGAGCTCACGCGCATCGCGGTCCGCACCGGCCTCATCGAGGCCTAG
- a CDS encoding ATP-binding protein has product MPARELTAAECLKRIDPAELSFQTTDEVEPVSGIAAQERALAALSFGLDIRQSRFHVVVVGPPGCGRTFCARQVARRLAATLSTPDDMLLLPNPRRPSEPTVLTLPAGEGRPFTEAMEELYAKLLESIHGATEGERWKQARARGQRRVEAEESRLEEELRTQAKGLGLDVVRAGREFQVTPLVDENPPSESIRLITTAIEAFEERLAEVQDEADSELRATTKQLLGDAVKACFSPVRARFEGRAELLAFLGEVETLVTRETRLLVDEPGNDEQPVLVRGIVVPTLLTEHKPGSGAPVVEVPYPTLSALFGRSYAPPDTGTPPEPGFAVAGALHLANGGFLILPANALLKNEALYEQLKACLLASKFIVPEHNPTYYRGTSEELMFPPMQLDLKVVLIASPDLYQDLHEADPEFSQLFKVQARFEGTMPLGAALATYPSFLADIVRERRLLPLTADAVAELFFYGGRLAESQRKVTAQLGLLAEVATEASYRAARKDKRIIDGAEISSALAAARRRSDHFRDQVHELLADGTIRIEVTGRRVGQVNAISVLSDGPVTFGRPCRVTAVVYPGTEGPVNIAREVEMSGPIHAKGVLVLSGFLSLRFAQLRPLSFGASLVFEQTYEAIDGDSASSSELYALLSALSGYALRQDLAVTGSVDQQGGVLPVGGLNEKIEAFYDLCAAKGLTGNQGVLLPATNQHALMLRSDVVEAIERKQFHVHVVSAVEEGIELLTGSPAGIADDTGHYPAGTVFGAIEHRLERFWRAMTETARAR; this is encoded by the coding sequence ATGCCCGCACGTGAGCTGACCGCAGCGGAGTGCCTGAAGCGCATCGATCCCGCGGAGTTGTCGTTCCAGACGACCGACGAGGTGGAGCCCGTCTCGGGCATCGCGGCGCAGGAGCGCGCGCTCGCGGCGCTTTCGTTCGGACTGGATATCCGACAGTCCCGGTTTCACGTGGTCGTCGTGGGTCCGCCCGGCTGCGGACGGACCTTCTGCGCGCGTCAGGTGGCGCGGCGACTCGCGGCGACGCTGTCCACGCCGGACGACATGTTGCTCCTGCCGAACCCGCGGCGCCCGAGCGAGCCGACCGTGCTGACGTTGCCCGCGGGCGAGGGTCGGCCGTTCACGGAGGCGATGGAGGAGCTTTACGCAAAGCTCCTGGAGTCGATCCACGGCGCGACGGAAGGCGAGCGGTGGAAGCAAGCGCGGGCGCGGGGGCAGCGGCGCGTGGAGGCGGAGGAGTCGCGGCTCGAAGAGGAGCTCCGCACGCAGGCGAAGGGGCTCGGGCTCGACGTCGTGCGCGCGGGGCGCGAGTTCCAGGTGACGCCGCTCGTCGACGAGAACCCGCCGAGCGAGTCGATCCGGCTGATCACGACGGCGATCGAGGCCTTCGAGGAGCGGCTCGCCGAGGTGCAGGACGAGGCCGACTCCGAGCTCCGCGCGACGACGAAGCAGCTCCTCGGCGACGCGGTGAAGGCGTGCTTCTCGCCGGTGCGCGCCCGCTTCGAGGGCCGGGCGGAGCTGCTCGCGTTCCTCGGCGAGGTGGAGACACTCGTCACGCGCGAGACGCGCCTGCTCGTGGACGAACCCGGCAACGACGAACAGCCGGTGCTCGTGCGGGGCATCGTGGTGCCGACGTTGCTCACCGAGCACAAGCCTGGGTCGGGCGCGCCGGTCGTGGAGGTCCCGTACCCGACCTTGTCCGCGCTCTTCGGCCGGAGCTACGCGCCGCCTGACACGGGCACGCCGCCGGAGCCGGGGTTCGCCGTGGCGGGCGCGCTGCACCTGGCGAACGGGGGATTCTTGATCCTGCCGGCGAACGCGCTGCTCAAGAACGAGGCGCTCTACGAGCAGCTCAAGGCGTGTCTGCTCGCGAGCAAGTTCATCGTGCCCGAGCACAACCCCACGTATTACCGCGGCACGAGCGAGGAGCTCATGTTCCCGCCGATGCAGCTCGACCTGAAGGTCGTGCTCATCGCGAGCCCCGACCTCTACCAGGACCTGCACGAGGCCGACCCCGAGTTCTCGCAGCTCTTCAAGGTGCAGGCGCGCTTCGAGGGCACGATGCCCCTCGGGGCGGCGCTCGCGACGTACCCCTCGTTCCTCGCGGACATCGTGCGCGAGCGACGCCTCTTGCCGCTCACGGCCGACGCCGTCGCCGAGCTCTTCTTCTACGGCGGCCGCCTCGCCGAGAGCCAGCGCAAGGTCACGGCGCAGCTCGGCCTGCTCGCGGAGGTCGCGACGGAGGCGAGCTACCGCGCGGCGCGGAAGGACAAACGCATCATCGACGGCGCCGAGATCAGCAGCGCGCTCGCGGCGGCGCGCAGGCGCAGCGATCATTTCCGCGACCAGGTCCACGAGCTGCTCGCCGACGGCACGATCCGCATCGAGGTCACGGGTCGGCGCGTCGGTCAGGTGAACGCGATCTCGGTCTTGAGTGACGGACCGGTCACGTTTGGCCGGCCGTGCCGCGTCACGGCCGTCGTGTATCCGGGCACCGAGGGGCCCGTGAACATCGCGCGCGAGGTCGAGATGAGCGGCCCGATCCACGCGAAGGGCGTGCTCGTCTTGTCGGGCTTCTTGTCGCTCCGGTTCGCGCAGCTCCGCCCGCTCTCGTTCGGCGCCTCGCTCGTCTTCGAGCAGACCTACGAGGCGATCGACGGCGACAGCGCCTCGTCGAGCGAGCTTTATGCGCTGCTCTCGGCGCTCTCCGGGTATGCGCTCCGGCAGGACCTCGCCGTGACGGGCAGCGTCGATCAGCAAGGCGGCGTCCTGCCCGTGGGCGGGCTCAATGAAAAAATTGAAGCATTTTACGACCTTTGTGCGGCCAAAGGCCTCACGGGCAACCAGGGCGTCCTGCTCCCGGCCACGAATCAGCACGCGCTGATGTTGCGCAGCGACGTGGTCGAGGCTATCGAGCGTAAACAATTCCACGTTCACGTGGTTTCCGCGGTCGAAGAAGGTATCGAGCTGCTCACAGGCTCACCTGCAGGTATCGCGGACGACACCGGCCATTACCCTGCGGGCACGGTGTTCGGCGCGATCGAACACCGGCTCGAGCGCTTTTGGCGTGCGATGACGGAGACGGCGCGGGCACGTTAG